One Helianthus annuus cultivar XRQ/B chromosome 12, HanXRQr2.0-SUNRISE, whole genome shotgun sequence genomic region harbors:
- the LOC118485043 gene encoding uncharacterized protein LOC118485043 has product MKYKSRQTVLDHLICSGFRPEYLKWVYHGEGTTVASTSTTHNEEEHVLHHEMHEMLDDIFVTEGGNGVGMHETASSNSEETNTRRSTFDDLVNEAEEKVYPNCKYNKLSCVVHLYHLKCLNGWSNKSFNMLLEFLEDLLPEGNLLPKTTHQVKKIMANLGLRYEKIHSCPNGCMLFWDDKEKDEVCSFCGSSRWKVYEASPEDEESPPKKKASKILRWFPLKPRLQRLFMSSKTSNLMKWHHTDRVRDGKLRHPADALVWKDFDEKFPEFASDPRNVRLALSSDGFNPFRMNVPHSIWPVFLIPYNLPPWLVMKQPNFILSLIIPGPKGPGNKIDVYMHPLIKELKELWEDGVSTFDASTKQYFQLKASIISTISDFPGYANLSGWSTKGALACPVCGFDTDSNWLSHGRKWCYMCHRRWLPSDHPWRSDTRSFVGHHEFRAAPVSSSGEEILQQLDNTEFLVDNDVHGPWKKKSIFFMLPYWEHLLLRHNLDVMHIEKNVCDNIVGTILGQEGKSKDNYKTRLDLQQMGIRKELHPKKRPRSNITFMPKACYQMTRGEKTQFLKILKSIKPPDEFSSNISRCVQLNERKLIGMKSYDCHLLMQELLPIALRGTLPDHLLSLYAN; this is encoded by the exons ATGAAATATAAGAGTAGACAAACTGTTCTAGATCACCTTATATGTTCAGGGTTCCGACCTGAATACTTGAAATGGGTATATCATGGGGAAGGCACAACGGTTGCATCAACGAGCACAACCCATAATGAGGAAGAACATGTATTACACCACGAAATGCATGAAATGTTGGATGATATATTCGTAACAGAAGGTGGAAATGGAGTCGGGATGCATGAGACTGCGTCAAGTAATAGTGAGGAGACGAATACCAGAAGAAGCACATTTGATGACCTTGTGAACGAAGCTGAAGAAAAGGTGTACCCAAATTGCAAATACAACAAGTTATCTTGTGTGGTGCATTTGTACCATTTAAAATGTCTCAATGGATGGAGTAACAAATCTTTTAATATGTTGTTAGAGTTTCTAGAGGATTTATTAccggaaggaaatttgttacctaaaACAACACATCAAGTGAAGAAAATCATGGCCAACTTGGGATTAAGATATGAAAAAATCCATTCATGTCCTAATGGTTGCATGTTGTTCTGGGATGATAAAGAGAAAGAtgaagtttgttctttttgtGGATCTTCTAGATGGAAAGTTTATGAAGCTAGTCCAGAAGATGAAGAGAGTCCTCCCAAGAAGAAGGCTTCAAAAATATTACGGTGGTTTCCTTTAAAGCCTAGACTTCAAAGACTGTTTATGTCATCAAAGACATCTAATCTTATGAAGTGGCATCATACAGACCGTGTGAGAGATGGAAAATTGCGACATCCAGCAGATGCCCTAGTTTGGAAAGATTTTGATGAAAAGTTTCCTGAATTTGCTAGTGATCCCCGTAATGTTCGTCTAGCTCTTTCAAGTGATGGCTTCAACCCATTTAGGATGAATGTGCCACATAGTATTTGGCCAGTTTTTCTGATTCCTTACAATCTGCCACCATGGTTAGTTATGAAGCAACCAAATTTTATTCTTTCTTTAATCATCCCAGGTCCTAAAGGTCCAGGAAACAAGATAGATGTGTATATGCATCCTTTGATAAAAGAATTGAAGGAGTTATGGGAGGATGGAGTTTCTACATTTGATGCCTCAACGAAACAATACTTCCAGTTGAAGGCATCTATTATTTCTACCATATCCGACTTTCCAGGCTATGCCAATCTGTCCGGGTGGAGCACTAAGGGAGCACTTGCATGTCCTGTATGTGGTTTTGATACTGATTCCAATTGGCTTAGTCACGGCAGAAAGTGGTGTTACATGTGTCATCGAAGGTGGCTTCCATCTGACCATCCTTGGCGTTCAGACACAAGATCCTTTGTTGGACACCATGAATTCAGAGCTGCTCCTGTTTCTTCTTCTGGAGAGGAGATTCTACAACAACTAGACAACACAGAATTTCTTGTCGACAATGATGTTCATGGTCCATGGAAGAAGaaaagtattttttttatgttGCCATATTGGGAGCATTTGTTGTTGCGCCACAATCTTGATGTTATGCACATTGAAAAGAATGTTTGTGACAACATAGTGGGGACTATATTGGGACAAGAAGGAAAGTCAAAAGATAACTATAAAACAAGACTTGATTTACAACAAATGGGTATAAGGAAGGAACTACATCCAAAGAAGCGGCCTAGAAGTAATATCACTTTCATGCCAAAAGCTTGCTATCAAATGACTCGGGGTGAAAAGACTCAATTTTTAAAAATCCTCAAGTCAATCAAACCTCCCGATGAATTTTCATCTAATATCTCTCGATGTGTACAGTTAAATGAACGCAAATTAATTGGGATGAAAAGTTATGATTGTCACTTGTTGATGCAAGAATTATTGCCGATTGCATTACGTGGAACTTTACCAGACCAT TTACTCTCACTTTATGCAAACTAG
- the LOC110894773 gene encoding uncharacterized protein LOC110894773, with amino-acid sequence MVHLVIHLTREVRLGGPVAFRWMYPIERDLLKLKSYVHNRAHPEGSIAEGYLAEESITFCSRYLSKVETVFTRAVRNDDEGHQNHIEESNNLCPGRAIGHKLHSGVSIRKRRRSSKSDIDEKSPTQAHRYVLFNVESVTPFREDHKRIIKGQNRSRRMTDYDVNKIHGQQFAGWFKNRVARMEEQAQVDKVFYVTDPKHKDWEVVRHVKVRDVFDMGNVDDQVGPYSNDCTFDVPNLHRIGDDGEDGIDITPDMECEVEVEENDDDYSG; translated from the exons ATGGTGCACTTGGTGATCCATTTAACGAGAGAGGTTAGGCTTGGAGGTCCTGTTGCATTTCGGTGGATGTACCCTATTGAAAG GGACCTTTTGAAACTCAAGTCATACGTTCATAATAGAGCTCATCCGGAAGGATCAATTGCTGAAGGTTATTTAGCTGAGGAAAGTATAACATTTTGCTCCAGATATCTATCAAAAGTAGAGACCGTCTTCACTAGAGCAGTTAGGAATGATGATGAGGGTCACCAAAATCACATTGAAGAATCCAACAATCTTTGTCCGGGTCGTGCCATAGGCCATAAATTGCATTCAGGAGTATCTATTCGCAAAAGAAGGAGATCTTCAAAGTCAGACATTGATGAGAAGTCTCCCACTCAGGCACATCGTTATGTATTATTCAATGTTGAGTCGGTTACACCTTTTCGAGA GGATCACAAACGCATAATCAAGGGACAAAATCGCTCTCGTCGGATGACAGATTACGATGTGAACAAGATTCATGGCCAACAGTTTGCTGGTTGGTTCAAGAACAGG GTTGCACGTATGGAAGAGCAAG CACAAGTTGATAAGGTGTTCTACGTAACAGATCCCAAGCATAAAGATTGGGAGGTCGTGAGACATGTAAAAGTAAGAGATGTATTTGACATGGGTAATGTTGATGATCAAGTTGGTCCTTATTCGAATGATTGCACATTTGATGTGCCTAACTTGCATAGGATTGGGGATGATGGTGAAGATGGTATAGACATTACACCCGATATGGAATGTGAAGTAGAGGTTGAAGAAAACGATGATGACTACTCAGGTTAA